From the Glycine max cultivar Williams 82 chromosome 11, Glycine_max_v4.0, whole genome shotgun sequence genome, the window GGATGCATCGGTAAACTGCAAAATTAAATGTATAGTACAATTATATACATTTAGTTATAATGTTGTAAAAATTAGTAAATgagaactaaaattaatataagattattAGGAAAGGTTAAAACTAAAACCTCTAAAATGCAAAACACAAGATACAATATTTCACATGTTACTAAATATTTATGAACCAAGCAACTGAGTTGAAAACCAACTGTAATTATACATAGCACAACTTATCATTCAAAGCTGtaaaaactctaaaaataaaacaaaagtcaTCCTTGAAAAGGCTTAAATGAAAATTGAATGTAATAAATTGGAATACatagtatattttatataataaactgTCTATCCACAAAATGATAAGTTCACAAAAAAATTCCTAGCAAAAGCAATCCTAGCATCATTTCCCACAAAATACACCACCAAgagttataaacaaaaatttacatatattagtataatataatgtacttaaattacaaaaaaatccaaaataaaacaaagttagatGTTGCATATGAtaactcaaatataatttgcattccaacttccaaattttgtGATTATGCAAAAGACCTTCATCCACAACCAATTTTTGCATCTTCCTCAAATGATTGTAAACAATCTTGCATTCTGTACTCCCTTCCAAATTCAGATAGGTGGATCCGTGCGGATACACGAGTAAGCtgtaaaattaaatgtataGTATAATTGTATACATTTAATTGTAATTGTGTAGACCTTGTTTAATGAGAACAAAAACTAATATGATTgaagtatataatatattttataaaataacattgtCGATTTATATTTGATGATATCCATGGTTATccatgttttaaaaattttataaacaataaaatacatatttaattttattgaggtTATTGTTGTTCGATATGTTGTTggtatattatttacaaaagactAAACTATGaagtaaaaatctaaaactactAATATAttgaaatgcattcatcataaatatattgaaaaacaaTTACAAGACTAATTTGGAGCATCATCTTGACAATGTCatatgataaatgatttaataaaagcatgagaacaaatcaaagtattttttaaaatttagaaaacaaaattaaacccaaaaaattaaaaaaattatttaatcttaGAGTAAATAGACATTTTGGTCCTTGACTTTTGGCCCCTTTTACAaattagtccctatctttttgaaatgtaaaaaataatttctatctTTACATTCGTTATGCAAATAAGTCCTTACCGTTAAAATTCAATTCCCACTTTTAGTCATATGTCTATGTGGCAAGTCTTTGTCCATGTAAGCAAACCCATGTGACAAGTGAAGAAGTTTTTTGTCTCACGAGCTAAAATCAATTTACGTACCAGTTTCTTTGATCCAAGAGAAAGGGTTGTGGTTCTTGTACCCAAAAGCTTATAAGAAGCATATCTTTTCAAcacaaaataaagattaaaggagcatataaagaataataaaataaagattaaagattttCAACACAAAACTTATAAGAAGCATATCTTTTCAAGGACATAAGATGGGTGGTGTTCAAGGTCTGGAGCAAAAGCTGTTAAGAAAACACCAACTACTACCTTTGAAATTTCTCAACTGCAAGAGCTATGTTGAGTCTCACAATGGCCAAAACAACTACCTCCTCTCTCGCTCAATCTCTGACAGGTTCCTCCGTCGCTACTCTCAAAGCCTTGTCGTTGCTGTCACAAGCGATCGCAGCCAAAGTCTCTCCTCCAACCACCTCTTATGCGGACGCCTACCAATCTTGGCCCCAACAGCCACGCCCACCTTTGCAGAGTCTCCACCTCTGGATCTGTTGTCGCCATTGCATTCGTTGTTGTGGCCGCCTTGATGATGTAGATCCAGTAGTTAgggttttatttttacaataaaaaagtaCAGTACTAacaaatttatctttatttatgatTGTGTTTGCGTTTATGTCAAGTAGGCCTAGGAACAATGTGGTGTACTACCCCCAACAGGATCTTAAAGGGGTTGGATTCGTTGGAAGGAGGGTACAAGATCCGCAATCGTTTCTCTTGGGTCAAAGAAGTTGGTACGTAAATTGATTTTAGCTTGTGAGAAGCTTTAGAAACCCTAATTTGAGAAAGAAGAagcaagtgaagaagaaaatatttgacaaatttttaaattttacatcaaAGTCCAATTTACGTGTCACAATCTAGGACAATTTGTCAGATAGTCTATGTGAAACTAAAATTGCCAACAATGCACCTCACTAACGatgttacttttaaatttaacgaCAATGACTATTTTACaaaacttatgcaaagatagaaactattttttacatttcaaaaagataGAGACTAATTTGCAAAAGGGGTCAAAAGTCAGGGACCCAAATGCCTATTTACTCTTTAATCTTATGtttatatgtaattattttaaaaaaatgtataaataatgGTTAAGATAAGCATGATAATAGAGCATCACGAGATTGTATGTTATTCCATATTCTTGTTCTCTAACATTGTCTTCATTCCCGTCTCTAGttcttgatgatgatgataaacaaatatagaaaagaaaaaataaatattaataacaatgataattacataaatacataaattttgGATGAATTGAGATACTTAACatagattttgaaaatcttCTTTGAGATGAACAATAGGATAATTGATGTATATAAATCGTTTATGGTACAgacaaaatatcaaaatgacattgttttaatataaaaaatatatttctatttctattttttttataaaaaatattatttattataataaaaatcaaactaaggTGTTAAGACGTTTATAACAAATAACACACATTATTTAACTAACTGATTTAAATTGCTTGATGTTGAATTTAAGTatagttaataatataagattttaaataacttttctaTAACTAATAGATGTTAAAATAAccaaataatattgaatttaatattatacttaaattttatcttctttttattaaacaatcttgtaataattatatactatttcttttaaaaagttaataaattaatcttatttttatctacttttgttatttttttttattataaatctcaTATTCCTTTTTGCACACATTTACTTCGTTTTTTTTAATCGCATACAACCATTCAGTTAAATACATCAATATAACATGAccaatatattatatactatttatatttttcattttacctttttttgggtgtaattattcattataaaaattaatttaagaaataaaactaaagaaaatataaaataggttaatttatttgattaagaatatattgaataacataatatatttttaattaatagaaatataaattttatttcaaattatcatttctttcttacacaactacaaattatttaataaatttttaacatattaagttatagatatgataaaaaaatattacattttaatttaaatatcttaatcaaattaaatttaaattattttttctgctAATATCAACTCTATTACATAAACATTAAATAGCAGACCCACCAAACAATAACTAAAATGTAATCCCAACACTCAGTTCAGACCCACCAAACAATCGTGTAGTTGATTCAAACTTTCATCCATTTGAAACATTCCAGAAAGTGTTTGTATCAAGATTCCTCTTCGATGTTTGTTACCTCCTCAGTTTTCTTAAACACACTGTTCCAAATCTTTAGCTTTCGGGTCAATCATAAGGTTCTTTTATATTACAATTCCATAGTATAAATTAACATTAGAATTTTAAGCTCAATAAGGCAAGATTCGTACATTACAATTCTATAGCATAAGACAAAATTTTGATTCattattttcagaacaaaataattgtat encodes:
- the LOC100791102 gene encoding casein kinase I gamma isoform X1; this translates as MDTFMIRVGPKGDLYKELQKCKYFSERRVTTYVASLARAFIYCHGKHVIHRDIKPENLLIGSQIQEIYRAYGYFLKKDYVIKEKHFLLVYPHGSTYLNLEGSTECKIVYNHLRKMQKLVVDEGLLHNHKIWKLECKLYLSYHMQHLTLFYFGFFCNLSTLYYTNICKFLFITLGGVFCGK